A stretch of Brassica napus cultivar Da-Ae chromosome C6, Da-Ae, whole genome shotgun sequence DNA encodes these proteins:
- the LOC125588501 gene encoding secreted RxLR effector protein 161-like yields MVHVPMDPSLKLSKACDEGRVDEKEYRRNVGCLRYLLHTRPDLSYSFGVMSRYMAEPRTSHAAAMKQILRYLQGTCSHGLTFRTGDNSKLSGYRDATHDVDDDDGRSTTGHKQETVVLSSCEAEFMAASEAAKQAIWLQDLLCEIVGKSCERVVIYINNKSAIVLTKNPMFHG; encoded by the exons ATGGTTCATGTTCCTATGGATCCAAGTCTGAAACTCTCTAAAGCGTGTGATGAAGGACGAGTAGATGAAAAGGAGTACAGGAGAAACGTCGGGTGTCTCAGATACCTTCTACACACCAGACCCGACCTCTCTTATTCTTTTGGGGTAATGAGTAGGTACATGGCAGAGCCAAGGACTTCGCACGCAGCAGCAATGAAACAGATCCTCCGCTACTTGCAGGGAACTTGTTCTCATGGACTTACTTTCAGGACGGGAGATAACTCGAAGCTTAGTGGATACAGAGATGCAACCCAcgatgttgatgatgatgatggaagGAGTACAACTGGTCAC AAGCAAGAAACGGTTGTTCTATCAtcttgtgaagcagaattcatggCAGCATCTGAGGCAGCAAAACAAGCTATTTGGCTTCAAGATCTTCTTTGTGAGATAGTTGGCAAATCGTGTGAGAGGGTGGTGATTTACATTAACAATAAGTCAGCTATAGTTCTTACTAAGAATCCGATGTTTCACGGTTGA
- the LOC106402331 gene encoding disease resistance-like protein DSC2 isoform X3 — translation MASLSTRVRNYDVFLSFRGEDTRRTIVSYLYEALCREGIITFRDDRRLEAGDNISDQLIEALKTSWFAVVVISKNYATSKWCLEELRLIMELHGANHIQVVPMFYEVEPTDVRNQTGSFAAAFQNFEDLHTVPERVSQWRRALNQVSHLSGFHSTTWEDEAAMVAKTVQSVSSGLLKMRPTSGVDLVGMEAHMVKMHFLLNMGSTNEVLMIGIWGMGGVGKTTIAKCLYERFSSQFPVHYFIEDIKKVYKDKSPSYLQETFLYKITGQQIDSQRVVAGSQVIKARLEHQKVLVVLDGLDKVEQMHALAKETSWFGRGSRIIITTQDRGLLTSCGVNHVHEVKCLDDKDALKVFKQSVFGGRRPPSDEFEQLFIRASRLAHGLPSALVAYALHLSENTTIERWEDELRLLETSPHKNVEEILRNSYDGLDNNDKIAFLHVACLLNGYPFNHVTSLLDAGSPRINHLSKKSLISISTDGCINMHFLVVQTGKEIVRQECEYRPFRQRFLWDADDIYNVLDNKIGTNETDGVMLHICKMHDKLTMSDTAFDGMRSIKFLKFFHHLCDTKSKLELKSSEFYFPPNLRLLHWDACALETLQSRFRDLVEVNLRYSNLKSLWDDTSILPSLERLDVTGSKNLIQLPNLSTAVNFEELRVEGCKRLQEILQSLRGLRKLTKLNASHYHISFRSKQQILDESVMMEESTSHQLTSDPKGFHSLNIKKSRYTESNAPFTCPSFSVFTGLTELKLVNLNIEEIPYNIDCLLNLEKLDLSGNDFVSLPNAIGDLRKLKYLSLQNCRKITSLPQLAQVETLILSECVQLQWLQRFLVGLLELWLDNCKDVHVLSKQLSRFTKLTYLDLSRHDFVRLPQSIRVLTSLETFYLNNCKKLKSVEELPQSVKYLYAHSCDSLEKVSLSPNHSIKHLDILHCPRLKQEEHKHLMDLFIHDGHSQGASRRCACLSETETSKKLSRTRKIFRSLKSVFS, via the exons ATGGCTTCCCTGTCAACTCGTGTCAGGAACTATGATGTCTTCCTCAGCTTCCGAGGGGAAGACACTCGGCGCACTATCGTCAGCTATTTGTACGAAGCTCTTTGTCGTGAAGGTATCATTACTTTTAGGGACGATCGGAGGTTGGAGGCAGGTGACAACATTTCAGACCAGCTTATCGAAGCCCTAAAGACTTCGTGGTTCGCTGTTGTAGTCATCTCAAAGAACTACGCTACCTCGAAATGGTGCTTGGAGGAGCTTCGACTGATAATGGAGCTTCACGGTGCCAATCATATTCAAGTTGTTCCTATGTTCTACGAAGTCGAACCTACGGACGTGAGAAACCAGACAGGAAGCTTCGCGGCTGCGTTTCAAAATTTCGAAGATCTACATACGGTGCCAGAGAGGGTTTCCCAATGGAGAAGAGCTCTCAACCAAGTCAGTCATCTCTCAGGCTTTCATTCCACCACATG GGAGGATGAGGCAGCAATGGTAGCCAAGACAGTTCAAAGTGTCTCAAGTGGACTGCTGAAGATGAGGCCGACCAGTGGGGTCGATTTAGTTGGGATGGAAGCACACATGGTGAAGATGCATTTCCTTTTGAATATGGGGTCTACAAATGAGGTTCTCATGATAGGAATATGGGGCATGGGAGGCGTAGGCAAAACCACCATTGCCAAGTGTCTCTATGAACGATTTTCAAGTCAATTTCCAGTTCATTATTTCATTGAAGACATTAAGAAGGTTTATAAGGACAAGAGTCCATCCTACTTACAGGAAACTTTCCTCTACAAAATCACTGGTCAACAAATTGATTCTCAAAGGGTTGTAGCAGGATCTCAGGTAATAAAGGCAAGACTCGAGCACCAGAAAGTACTTGTGGTGCTTGATGGTTTGGATAAAGTGGAGCAGATGCATGCACTGGCAAAAGAGACGAGCTGGTTTGGTCGAGGGAGCCGAATCATCATAACCACACAGGACAGGGGTCTGCTTACTTCCTGTGGAGTAAACCATGTACATGAGGTTAAGTGCTTGGACGATAAGGATGCCCTCAAAGTATTTAAACAATCAGTTTTCGGAGGAAGAAGGCCTCCTTCTGATGAATTTGAGCAACTCTTCATCAGAGCCTCTCGTCTGGCTCACGGCCTTCCCTCTGCCCTCGTGGCTTATGCCTTACATCTTAGTGAAAACACTACCATAGAGAGATGGGAAGATGAATTACGTCTCCTTGAAACATCACCTCATAAGAATGTTGAGGAGATCCTGAGAAATAGCTATGATGGTTTAGATAACAATGACAAGATTGCTTTCCTTCATGTTGCATGTCTCCTTAACGGATACCCTTTCAACCATGTCACTTCCCTTCTTGATGCTGGTTCTCCTCGGATAAATCATTTAAGTAAGAAGTCTCTCATAAGCATATCAACAGATGGATGCATAAACATGCATTTCTTGGTCGTACAAACAGGCAAGGAAATTGTGCGCCAAGAATGTGAGTATAGACCTTTCAGACAAAGGTTCCTATGGGATGCTGATGATATCTATAATGTCCTCGATAACAAAATA GGTACGAACGAAACTGATGGTGTGATGCTACACATTTGTAAGATGCATGATAAGTTAACTATGAGTGATACAGCATTTGATGGCATGCGTAGTATCAAGTTTCTCAAGTTCTTCCACCACTTGTGTGATACAAAGTCTAAATTGGAGCTCAAATCATCCGAGTTTTATTTTCCCCCAAATCTTAGGCTACTACATTGGGATGCCTGTGCGTTGGAAACCTTACAATCCAGGTTCCGAGACCTTGTTGAAGTCAATCTTCGATACAGCAACCTCAAGAGTCTTTGGGATGACACGTCG aTCCTTCCTAGTCTAGAAAGACTAGATGTGACAGGCTCGAAAAATCTGATACAACTTCCCAATCTTTCAACAGCCGTGAACTTCGAGGAATTGAGAGTAGAAGGGTGCAAGAGGCTACAGGAAATTTTGCAGTCCCTAAGGGGCTTACGCAAGCTCACAAAACTCAACGCAAGCCACT ATCACATCTCCTTTAGGTCCAAACAACAAATCCTGGATGAATCGGTGATGATGGAAGAGAGCACATCTCATCAGCTCACGTCAGATCCCAAGGGATTCCATTCACTCAACATCAAGAAGTCCAGGTACACAGAGTCCAACGCTCCTTTCACCTGTCCCAGCTTTTCAGTCTTTACCGGTTTAACAGAGCTAAAGCTGGTCAACTTGAACATTGAAGAAATCCCATACAACATTGATTGCTTGCTAAACCTAGAGAAACTGGACCTCAGCGGAAATGATTTTGTGTCCCTACCAAACGCCATTGGGGACCTGCGCAAGTTGAAGTATCTCAGCCTTCAGAACTGCCGCAAAATCACATCACTGCCACAACTTGCTCAGGTGGAGACGCTCATACTTTCTGAATGCGTTCAACTTCAGTGGTTGCAGCGATTTCTTGTTGGCTTGCTTGAGCTTTGGCTTGACAACTGCAAGGATGTTCATGTTTTGTCAAAACAACTCAGTCGGTTCACCAAGTTAACATATTTAGACCTCAGCAGACATGACTTTGTCAGACTGCCTCAAAGTATCAGGGTGCTTACATCCTTGGAAACTTTCTACCTCAACAACTGCAAGAAACTCAAATCAGTGGAGGAGCTTCCACAAAGCGTCAAGTATCTCTACGCACACAGCTGCGATTCCCTGGAGAAGGTTTCCCTTTCTCCAAATCACTCGATAAAACACCTTGATATTCTCCATTGCCCCCGCCTGAAACAAGAAGAACACAAGCATCTAATGGATCTGTTTATACATGATGGACATAGTCAAGGG GCTTCAAGGCGATGTGCTTGCTTATCTGAAACTGAAACATCCAAGAAACTCAGCCGGACTAGAAAAATTTTTCGGTCCCTCAAATCAGTGTTTAGTTGA
- the LOC106402331 gene encoding putative disease resistance protein At4g11170 isoform X1 yields the protein MASLSTRVRNYDVFLSFRGEDTRRTIVSYLYEALCREGIITFRDDRRLEAGDNISDQLIEALKTSWFAVVVISKNYATSKWCLEELRLIMELHGANHIQVVPMFYEVEPTDVRNQTGSFAAAFQNFEDLHTVPERVSQWRRALNQVSHLSGFHSTTWEDEAAMVAKTVQSVSSGLLKMRPTSGVDLVGMEAHMVKMHFLLNMGSTNEVLMIGIWGMGGVGKTTIAKCLYERFSSQFPVHYFIEDIKKVYKDKSPSYLQETFLYKITGQQIDSQRVVAGSQVIKARLEHQKVLVVLDGLDKVEQMHALAKETSWFGRGSRIIITTQDRGLLTSCGVNHVHEVKCLDDKDALKVFKQSVFGGRRPPSDEFEQLFIRASRLAHGLPSALVAYALHLSENTTIERWEDELRLLETSPHKNVEEILRNSYDGLDNNDKIAFLHVACLLNGYPFNHVTSLLDAGSPRINHLSKKSLISISTDGCINMHFLVVQTGKEIVRQECEYRPFRQRFLWDADDIYNVLDNKIGTNETDGVMLHICKMHDKLTMSDTAFDGMRSIKFLKFFHHLCDTKSKLELKSSEFYFPPNLRLLHWDACALETLQSRFRDLVEVNLRYSNLKSLWDDTSILPSLERLDVTGSKNLIQLPNLSTAVNFEELRVEGCKRLQEILQSLRGLRKLTKLNASHCNSRMSIFISFPNKEAGLGCLKDLSIDGQIDLNLWGLYGFADHISFRSKQQILDESVMMEESTSHQLTSDPKGFHSLNIKKSRYTESNAPFTCPSFSVFTGLTELKLVNLNIEEIPYNIDCLLNLEKLDLSGNDFVSLPNAIGDLRKLKYLSLQNCRKITSLPQLAQVETLILSECVQLQWLQRFLVGLLELWLDNCKDVHVLSKQLSRFTKLTYLDLSRHDFVRLPQSIRVLTSLETFYLNNCKKLKSVEELPQSVKYLYAHSCDSLEKVSLSPNHSIKHLDILHCPRLKQEEHKHLMDLFIHDGHSQGASRRCACLSETETSKKLSRTRKIFRSLKSVFS from the exons ATGGCTTCCCTGTCAACTCGTGTCAGGAACTATGATGTCTTCCTCAGCTTCCGAGGGGAAGACACTCGGCGCACTATCGTCAGCTATTTGTACGAAGCTCTTTGTCGTGAAGGTATCATTACTTTTAGGGACGATCGGAGGTTGGAGGCAGGTGACAACATTTCAGACCAGCTTATCGAAGCCCTAAAGACTTCGTGGTTCGCTGTTGTAGTCATCTCAAAGAACTACGCTACCTCGAAATGGTGCTTGGAGGAGCTTCGACTGATAATGGAGCTTCACGGTGCCAATCATATTCAAGTTGTTCCTATGTTCTACGAAGTCGAACCTACGGACGTGAGAAACCAGACAGGAAGCTTCGCGGCTGCGTTTCAAAATTTCGAAGATCTACATACGGTGCCAGAGAGGGTTTCCCAATGGAGAAGAGCTCTCAACCAAGTCAGTCATCTCTCAGGCTTTCATTCCACCACATG GGAGGATGAGGCAGCAATGGTAGCCAAGACAGTTCAAAGTGTCTCAAGTGGACTGCTGAAGATGAGGCCGACCAGTGGGGTCGATTTAGTTGGGATGGAAGCACACATGGTGAAGATGCATTTCCTTTTGAATATGGGGTCTACAAATGAGGTTCTCATGATAGGAATATGGGGCATGGGAGGCGTAGGCAAAACCACCATTGCCAAGTGTCTCTATGAACGATTTTCAAGTCAATTTCCAGTTCATTATTTCATTGAAGACATTAAGAAGGTTTATAAGGACAAGAGTCCATCCTACTTACAGGAAACTTTCCTCTACAAAATCACTGGTCAACAAATTGATTCTCAAAGGGTTGTAGCAGGATCTCAGGTAATAAAGGCAAGACTCGAGCACCAGAAAGTACTTGTGGTGCTTGATGGTTTGGATAAAGTGGAGCAGATGCATGCACTGGCAAAAGAGACGAGCTGGTTTGGTCGAGGGAGCCGAATCATCATAACCACACAGGACAGGGGTCTGCTTACTTCCTGTGGAGTAAACCATGTACATGAGGTTAAGTGCTTGGACGATAAGGATGCCCTCAAAGTATTTAAACAATCAGTTTTCGGAGGAAGAAGGCCTCCTTCTGATGAATTTGAGCAACTCTTCATCAGAGCCTCTCGTCTGGCTCACGGCCTTCCCTCTGCCCTCGTGGCTTATGCCTTACATCTTAGTGAAAACACTACCATAGAGAGATGGGAAGATGAATTACGTCTCCTTGAAACATCACCTCATAAGAATGTTGAGGAGATCCTGAGAAATAGCTATGATGGTTTAGATAACAATGACAAGATTGCTTTCCTTCATGTTGCATGTCTCCTTAACGGATACCCTTTCAACCATGTCACTTCCCTTCTTGATGCTGGTTCTCCTCGGATAAATCATTTAAGTAAGAAGTCTCTCATAAGCATATCAACAGATGGATGCATAAACATGCATTTCTTGGTCGTACAAACAGGCAAGGAAATTGTGCGCCAAGAATGTGAGTATAGACCTTTCAGACAAAGGTTCCTATGGGATGCTGATGATATCTATAATGTCCTCGATAACAAAATA GGTACGAACGAAACTGATGGTGTGATGCTACACATTTGTAAGATGCATGATAAGTTAACTATGAGTGATACAGCATTTGATGGCATGCGTAGTATCAAGTTTCTCAAGTTCTTCCACCACTTGTGTGATACAAAGTCTAAATTGGAGCTCAAATCATCCGAGTTTTATTTTCCCCCAAATCTTAGGCTACTACATTGGGATGCCTGTGCGTTGGAAACCTTACAATCCAGGTTCCGAGACCTTGTTGAAGTCAATCTTCGATACAGCAACCTCAAGAGTCTTTGGGATGACACGTCG aTCCTTCCTAGTCTAGAAAGACTAGATGTGACAGGCTCGAAAAATCTGATACAACTTCCCAATCTTTCAACAGCCGTGAACTTCGAGGAATTGAGAGTAGAAGGGTGCAAGAGGCTACAGGAAATTTTGCAGTCCCTAAGGGGCTTACGCAAGCTCACAAAACTCAACGCAAGCCACTGTAATAGCCGTATGAGTATTTTCATAAGCTTTCCTAATAAGGAAGCGGGTTTGGGTTGTCTTAAAGATCTATCCATCGACGGTCAAATAGACTTAAATTTATGGGGCCTATACGGATTTGCAGATCACATCTCCTTTAGGTCCAAACAACAAATCCTGGATGAATCGGTGATGATGGAAGAGAGCACATCTCATCAGCTCACGTCAGATCCCAAGGGATTCCATTCACTCAACATCAAGAAGTCCAGGTACACAGAGTCCAACGCTCCTTTCACCTGTCCCAGCTTTTCAGTCTTTACCGGTTTAACAGAGCTAAAGCTGGTCAACTTGAACATTGAAGAAATCCCATACAACATTGATTGCTTGCTAAACCTAGAGAAACTGGACCTCAGCGGAAATGATTTTGTGTCCCTACCAAACGCCATTGGGGACCTGCGCAAGTTGAAGTATCTCAGCCTTCAGAACTGCCGCAAAATCACATCACTGCCACAACTTGCTCAGGTGGAGACGCTCATACTTTCTGAATGCGTTCAACTTCAGTGGTTGCAGCGATTTCTTGTTGGCTTGCTTGAGCTTTGGCTTGACAACTGCAAGGATGTTCATGTTTTGTCAAAACAACTCAGTCGGTTCACCAAGTTAACATATTTAGACCTCAGCAGACATGACTTTGTCAGACTGCCTCAAAGTATCAGGGTGCTTACATCCTTGGAAACTTTCTACCTCAACAACTGCAAGAAACTCAAATCAGTGGAGGAGCTTCCACAAAGCGTCAAGTATCTCTACGCACACAGCTGCGATTCCCTGGAGAAGGTTTCCCTTTCTCCAAATCACTCGATAAAACACCTTGATATTCTCCATTGCCCCCGCCTGAAACAAGAAGAACACAAGCATCTAATGGATCTGTTTATACATGATGGACATAGTCAAGGG GCTTCAAGGCGATGTGCTTGCTTATCTGAAACTGAAACATCCAAGAAACTCAGCCGGACTAGAAAAATTTTTCGGTCCCTCAAATCAGTGTTTAGTTGA
- the LOC106402331 gene encoding disease resistance-like protein DSC2 isoform X2: MASLSTRVRNYDVFLSFRGEDTRRTIVSYLYEALCREGIITFRDDRRLEAGDNISDQLIEALKTSWFAVVVISKNYATSKWCLEELRLIMELHGANHIQVVPMFYEVEPTDVRNQTGSFAAAFQNFEDLHTVPERVSQWRRALNQVSHLSGFHSTTWEDEAAMVAKTVQSVSSGLLKMRPTSGVDLVGMEAHMVKMHFLLNMGSTNEVLMIGIWGMGGVGKTTIAKCLYERFSSQFPVHYFIEDIKKVYKDKSPSYLQETFLYKITGQQIDSQRVVAGSQVIKARLEHQKVLVVLDGLDKVEQMHALAKETSWFGRGSRIIITTQDRGLLTSCGVNHVHEVKCLDDKDALKVFKQSVFGGRRPPSDEFEQLFIRASRLAHGLPSALVAYALHLSENTTIERWEDELRLLETSPHKNVEEILRNSYDGLDNNDKIAFLHVACLLNGYPFNHVTSLLDAGSPRINHLSKKSLISISTDGCINMHFLVVQTGKEIVRQECEYRPFRQRFLWDADDIYNVLDNKIGTNETDGVMLHICKMHDKLTMSDTAFDGMRSIKFLKFFHHLCDTKSKLELKSSEFYFPPNLRLLHWDACALETLQSRFRDLVEVNLRYSNLKSLWDDTSILPSLERLDVTGSKNLIQLPNLSTAVNFEELRVEGCKRLQEILQSLRGLRKLTKLNASHCNSHHISFRSKQQILDESVMMEESTSHQLTSDPKGFHSLNIKKSRYTESNAPFTCPSFSVFTGLTELKLVNLNIEEIPYNIDCLLNLEKLDLSGNDFVSLPNAIGDLRKLKYLSLQNCRKITSLPQLAQVETLILSECVQLQWLQRFLVGLLELWLDNCKDVHVLSKQLSRFTKLTYLDLSRHDFVRLPQSIRVLTSLETFYLNNCKKLKSVEELPQSVKYLYAHSCDSLEKVSLSPNHSIKHLDILHCPRLKQEEHKHLMDLFIHDGHSQGASRRCACLSETETSKKLSRTRKIFRSLKSVFS, encoded by the exons ATGGCTTCCCTGTCAACTCGTGTCAGGAACTATGATGTCTTCCTCAGCTTCCGAGGGGAAGACACTCGGCGCACTATCGTCAGCTATTTGTACGAAGCTCTTTGTCGTGAAGGTATCATTACTTTTAGGGACGATCGGAGGTTGGAGGCAGGTGACAACATTTCAGACCAGCTTATCGAAGCCCTAAAGACTTCGTGGTTCGCTGTTGTAGTCATCTCAAAGAACTACGCTACCTCGAAATGGTGCTTGGAGGAGCTTCGACTGATAATGGAGCTTCACGGTGCCAATCATATTCAAGTTGTTCCTATGTTCTACGAAGTCGAACCTACGGACGTGAGAAACCAGACAGGAAGCTTCGCGGCTGCGTTTCAAAATTTCGAAGATCTACATACGGTGCCAGAGAGGGTTTCCCAATGGAGAAGAGCTCTCAACCAAGTCAGTCATCTCTCAGGCTTTCATTCCACCACATG GGAGGATGAGGCAGCAATGGTAGCCAAGACAGTTCAAAGTGTCTCAAGTGGACTGCTGAAGATGAGGCCGACCAGTGGGGTCGATTTAGTTGGGATGGAAGCACACATGGTGAAGATGCATTTCCTTTTGAATATGGGGTCTACAAATGAGGTTCTCATGATAGGAATATGGGGCATGGGAGGCGTAGGCAAAACCACCATTGCCAAGTGTCTCTATGAACGATTTTCAAGTCAATTTCCAGTTCATTATTTCATTGAAGACATTAAGAAGGTTTATAAGGACAAGAGTCCATCCTACTTACAGGAAACTTTCCTCTACAAAATCACTGGTCAACAAATTGATTCTCAAAGGGTTGTAGCAGGATCTCAGGTAATAAAGGCAAGACTCGAGCACCAGAAAGTACTTGTGGTGCTTGATGGTTTGGATAAAGTGGAGCAGATGCATGCACTGGCAAAAGAGACGAGCTGGTTTGGTCGAGGGAGCCGAATCATCATAACCACACAGGACAGGGGTCTGCTTACTTCCTGTGGAGTAAACCATGTACATGAGGTTAAGTGCTTGGACGATAAGGATGCCCTCAAAGTATTTAAACAATCAGTTTTCGGAGGAAGAAGGCCTCCTTCTGATGAATTTGAGCAACTCTTCATCAGAGCCTCTCGTCTGGCTCACGGCCTTCCCTCTGCCCTCGTGGCTTATGCCTTACATCTTAGTGAAAACACTACCATAGAGAGATGGGAAGATGAATTACGTCTCCTTGAAACATCACCTCATAAGAATGTTGAGGAGATCCTGAGAAATAGCTATGATGGTTTAGATAACAATGACAAGATTGCTTTCCTTCATGTTGCATGTCTCCTTAACGGATACCCTTTCAACCATGTCACTTCCCTTCTTGATGCTGGTTCTCCTCGGATAAATCATTTAAGTAAGAAGTCTCTCATAAGCATATCAACAGATGGATGCATAAACATGCATTTCTTGGTCGTACAAACAGGCAAGGAAATTGTGCGCCAAGAATGTGAGTATAGACCTTTCAGACAAAGGTTCCTATGGGATGCTGATGATATCTATAATGTCCTCGATAACAAAATA GGTACGAACGAAACTGATGGTGTGATGCTACACATTTGTAAGATGCATGATAAGTTAACTATGAGTGATACAGCATTTGATGGCATGCGTAGTATCAAGTTTCTCAAGTTCTTCCACCACTTGTGTGATACAAAGTCTAAATTGGAGCTCAAATCATCCGAGTTTTATTTTCCCCCAAATCTTAGGCTACTACATTGGGATGCCTGTGCGTTGGAAACCTTACAATCCAGGTTCCGAGACCTTGTTGAAGTCAATCTTCGATACAGCAACCTCAAGAGTCTTTGGGATGACACGTCG aTCCTTCCTAGTCTAGAAAGACTAGATGTGACAGGCTCGAAAAATCTGATACAACTTCCCAATCTTTCAACAGCCGTGAACTTCGAGGAATTGAGAGTAGAAGGGTGCAAGAGGCTACAGGAAATTTTGCAGTCCCTAAGGGGCTTACGCAAGCTCACAAAACTCAACGCAAGCCACTGTAATAGCC ATCACATCTCCTTTAGGTCCAAACAACAAATCCTGGATGAATCGGTGATGATGGAAGAGAGCACATCTCATCAGCTCACGTCAGATCCCAAGGGATTCCATTCACTCAACATCAAGAAGTCCAGGTACACAGAGTCCAACGCTCCTTTCACCTGTCCCAGCTTTTCAGTCTTTACCGGTTTAACAGAGCTAAAGCTGGTCAACTTGAACATTGAAGAAATCCCATACAACATTGATTGCTTGCTAAACCTAGAGAAACTGGACCTCAGCGGAAATGATTTTGTGTCCCTACCAAACGCCATTGGGGACCTGCGCAAGTTGAAGTATCTCAGCCTTCAGAACTGCCGCAAAATCACATCACTGCCACAACTTGCTCAGGTGGAGACGCTCATACTTTCTGAATGCGTTCAACTTCAGTGGTTGCAGCGATTTCTTGTTGGCTTGCTTGAGCTTTGGCTTGACAACTGCAAGGATGTTCATGTTTTGTCAAAACAACTCAGTCGGTTCACCAAGTTAACATATTTAGACCTCAGCAGACATGACTTTGTCAGACTGCCTCAAAGTATCAGGGTGCTTACATCCTTGGAAACTTTCTACCTCAACAACTGCAAGAAACTCAAATCAGTGGAGGAGCTTCCACAAAGCGTCAAGTATCTCTACGCACACAGCTGCGATTCCCTGGAGAAGGTTTCCCTTTCTCCAAATCACTCGATAAAACACCTTGATATTCTCCATTGCCCCCGCCTGAAACAAGAAGAACACAAGCATCTAATGGATCTGTTTATACATGATGGACATAGTCAAGGG GCTTCAAGGCGATGTGCTTGCTTATCTGAAACTGAAACATCCAAGAAACTCAGCCGGACTAGAAAAATTTTTCGGTCCCTCAAATCAGTGTTTAGTTGA